The proteins below come from a single Polymorphobacter fuscus genomic window:
- a CDS encoding glycosyltransferase family 39 protein, whose translation MSHPKQGAAPLAPGWLGAAILSAVVVAVILRLIRVNALPLWTDEAYSVWFASQSIPYLWTVLPTFEPHPPFYYTLLHYWIMAFGTGEAALRSLSLLAGLLAMPFVYLSTRSAIANLGAVYRPSPVIAACIFAVSALQIEFAVQARPYSLFYLAVAIALFGALETVRDARRMTGWVCLATGMVLTSWLHAVGTFYIFALALGLGIGWATGDRKPMALGRLIAVLAIVAILYAPIVLSLSQRAGDWSSSSWLTAPTAWTTRLAIVRLFGVEVAEYRHLGEFLTLAAIGVAGFGAVRLFRVDRGAAIVLVTLWVVPFVTSLVVSMTVAPVFLMRTMLPITLPFLVLLSIGLCAVAPRRPLVAGTAALAMFGLGTAAFFARPMLEDWRGAAHFLADNVGADDLIVAQPNEAALPLGYYLGQANPRLHIRPLPAPFPALALPNPYPSGGVGVPGLIESDVTALLREGRTRRAPVIWTVSRRADLFDPHDYLAAALGSDRPATRTTFGAISIDAYRSRPRAGAATGGLPPDRSHAG comes from the coding sequence ATGTCCCATCCAAAGCAGGGTGCTGCGCCGCTGGCGCCGGGTTGGCTGGGGGCCGCGATCTTATCGGCCGTCGTTGTCGCCGTCATCCTACGGTTGATCCGGGTCAATGCCCTGCCCTTGTGGACGGACGAGGCTTACAGCGTCTGGTTTGCAAGCCAGTCGATACCCTATCTGTGGACGGTGTTGCCGACGTTCGAACCGCATCCGCCCTTTTATTACACATTGCTCCATTACTGGATCATGGCCTTCGGGACCGGCGAGGCGGCACTGCGCAGTCTCTCGTTGCTTGCCGGGCTTCTGGCGATGCCGTTCGTCTATCTGTCCACGCGGAGCGCAATCGCCAATTTGGGCGCCGTTTATCGACCGAGCCCCGTCATCGCCGCCTGCATCTTCGCAGTGAGTGCGCTCCAGATCGAGTTTGCCGTGCAGGCACGGCCCTATAGCCTGTTCTACCTCGCCGTCGCGATCGCCCTGTTCGGGGCCCTGGAGACGGTTCGGGACGCGCGCCGCATGACGGGTTGGGTTTGCCTCGCGACGGGCATGGTGCTGACCAGCTGGCTGCACGCGGTCGGGACCTTCTACATCTTCGCGCTGGCGCTCGGTCTCGGGATCGGCTGGGCAACGGGCGATCGCAAACCGATGGCCCTGGGCAGGCTCATCGCCGTTCTGGCAATCGTGGCGATCCTTTATGCGCCCATTGTCCTCTCGCTTTCGCAGCGCGCGGGCGACTGGTCGTCAAGCAGCTGGTTGACGGCGCCGACGGCCTGGACGACGCGCCTTGCGATCGTCCGGCTCTTCGGCGTGGAGGTCGCCGAATATCGTCACCTGGGCGAATTTCTGACCCTCGCCGCGATCGGTGTTGCCGGCTTCGGTGCCGTCAGGCTGTTTCGGGTCGATCGCGGCGCGGCGATCGTTCTGGTGACGCTGTGGGTCGTCCCGTTCGTGACGTCGCTTGTCGTCAGCATGACGGTCGCCCCGGTGTTCCTGATGCGGACGATGCTGCCGATCACCCTTCCCTTTCTGGTGCTGCTCAGCATCGGCCTGTGTGCCGTCGCGCCGCGCCGGCCGCTCGTGGCAGGCACGGCGGCGCTGGCCATGTTCGGCCTCGGCACCGCAGCTTTCTTCGCCCGGCCGATGTTGGAGGATTGGCGGGGGGCAGCGCATTTCCTCGCCGACAATGTCGGTGCGGATGACCTCATCGTCGCACAGCCCAACGAGGCCGCCTTGCCGCTCGGCTATTATCTCGGACAGGCAAACCCGCGTCTCCACATTCGGCCGCTGCCGGCGCCGTTTCCGGCACTGGCGCTGCCCAACCCCTATCCGTCCGGCGGTGTGGGGGTGCCGGGATTGATCGAAAGCGATGTGACCGCCCTGCTGCGCGAGGGTCGCACGCGCCGCGCCCCGGTCATCTGGACCGTATCGCGCCGCGCGGATCTGTTCGACCCGCATGATTATCTGGCAGCGGCGCTCGGTTCGGATCGCCCGGCGACCCGTACAACGTTCGGCGCCATCAGCATCGATGCCTATCGAAGCCGCCCGCGCGCCGGCGCAGCCACGGGCGGATTGCCGCCCGATCGCTCGCACGCCGGGTGA
- a CDS encoding penicillin acylase family protein: MPRWLRILVVIGAVLATLFVGLASWDNLTAQPSVADPAVRRDVRIVRDRWGVPHIFGKTDADVAYGLAIAHAEDDFRNLEEVVAAVRGRGGAITGQDGASVDFAGGLLGANAIAAAHYADLSPDTRRLLAAYAQGLNEYAAGHPGEARLRGLFPVNGQDIVAGFMLRAPFFFGLDRPLAALVAGEPVPRDSGPPDERGSNGFAVAGRRSADGVTRLIVNSHQPWEGGVSWWEVVVHSGEGWDFAGALFPGAPYPLLGHNKTLGWTNTVNRPDLIDTYWLTVNAAGTQYRFDGKWLPLDSETLWLRVKLGPLTLPIPRKVYRSVHGPVVRNDKGYFAIRYAGIGDVRQVEQYYRLNKARNLDEWREAMAMQAVAGTNFVYADAAGHIGMFYNARFPRRASGYDWKGVLPGDTSKTLWTDYHPWADDPMTVDPAAGWVANSNNTPFLSTAPADEQARGDFPPEMGIETYVTNRARRYQALFAALGDAKISRDDLLRIKFDKGYDKAGWAGDWYRAVMALDTSQAPDLAAAQKLIATWDWTLDCKGNADTLVTAAFAQAARYAYQNKPRPDTAAALREAVDLLERHYGRIDVPLGDFQRLRHGKVDLPVCGGPEALRAIIGTTGADGRRVANNGDGFIMLIEWAPDGQVSSRSVHQFGAATVRPQSPHYADQSPLFVAERWKTVPFDASAVQIAGDAPPG, encoded by the coding sequence ATGCCCCGCTGGCTGCGAATTCTCGTCGTCATCGGCGCGGTTCTTGCCACCCTGTTCGTCGGGTTGGCGAGCTGGGACAATCTGACCGCGCAGCCGTCGGTCGCCGATCCGGCGGTCCGGCGCGATGTCCGCATCGTCCGCGACCGCTGGGGTGTTCCCCATATCTTCGGCAAGACCGACGCCGATGTCGCCTATGGTCTCGCCATTGCCCATGCCGAGGACGATTTCCGCAATCTCGAGGAAGTCGTCGCCGCCGTGCGCGGCCGCGGCGGCGCCATCACCGGACAGGATGGCGCCAGCGTGGACTTTGCCGGCGGCCTGCTGGGTGCCAATGCCATCGCAGCGGCGCATTATGCCGACCTGTCACCGGACACGAGGCGGCTGCTGGCGGCCTATGCGCAAGGCCTCAACGAATATGCCGCCGGCCACCCAGGCGAAGCGCGGCTGCGCGGGCTGTTTCCCGTCAATGGCCAGGATATCGTCGCCGGCTTCATGCTCCGCGCCCCGTTCTTCTTCGGCCTCGATCGCCCGCTGGCGGCGCTGGTCGCGGGGGAACCGGTTCCGCGCGACTCCGGCCCGCCCGACGAACGCGGTTCCAACGGCTTCGCCGTCGCCGGGCGGCGTTCGGCCGATGGGGTGACGCGGCTCATCGTCAACTCACACCAACCCTGGGAAGGCGGCGTCAGCTGGTGGGAAGTCGTCGTCCATTCGGGCGAAGGCTGGGACTTTGCCGGCGCGCTGTTCCCTGGTGCGCCCTATCCGCTGCTGGGCCACAACAAGACCCTGGGCTGGACCAATACCGTCAACCGGCCCGACCTGATCGACACCTATTGGTTGACGGTCAACGCGGCCGGGACGCAATACCGGTTCGACGGCAAGTGGCTGCCGCTCGACAGCGAAACGCTCTGGCTGCGCGTCAAGCTGGGGCCGTTGACCCTGCCGATCCCGCGCAAGGTCTATCGGTCGGTCCATGGGCCGGTCGTCCGGAACGACAAGGGCTATTTTGCCATCCGCTACGCCGGCATCGGCGACGTCCGCCAGGTCGAGCAATATTACCGGCTCAACAAGGCGCGAAACCTCGACGAATGGCGGGAGGCGATGGCGATGCAGGCGGTGGCCGGCACCAACTTCGTCTATGCCGACGCGGCGGGGCATATCGGCATGTTCTACAACGCTCGCTTCCCGCGCCGTGCATCGGGGTACGACTGGAAGGGCGTGCTGCCCGGCGATACATCGAAGACCCTGTGGACCGACTATCATCCCTGGGCCGACGACCCGATGACGGTCGATCCGGCCGCCGGCTGGGTCGCCAACAGCAACAACACGCCTTTCCTGTCGACGGCCCCCGCCGACGAACAGGCGCGCGGTGATTTCCCGCCCGAAATGGGCATCGAAACCTATGTCACCAACCGGGCGCGGCGATACCAGGCGTTGTTCGCTGCGCTGGGCGACGCGAAGATTTCGCGCGACGACCTGCTGCGCATCAAGTTCGACAAGGGCTATGACAAGGCCGGTTGGGCCGGGGACTGGTACCGCGCAGTCATGGCGCTCGACACGTCGCAGGCGCCTGACCTCGCGGCGGCGCAAAAGCTGATAGCCACTTGGGACTGGACGCTCGATTGCAAGGGCAATGCCGATACGCTGGTCACCGCCGCCTTCGCCCAGGCCGCGCGCTATGCCTATCAGAACAAGCCGCGGCCCGACACCGCGGCGGCGCTGCGCGAGGCCGTCGACCTGCTGGAGCGCCATTATGGCCGGATCGACGTGCCGCTGGGTGACTTCCAGCGGCTTCGGCACGGCAAGGTCGACCTGCCGGTCTGTGGCGGGCCCGAGGCGCTGCGCGCGATCATCGGCACCACCGGCGCCGACGGCCGGCGTGTCGCCAACAATGGCGACGGCTTCATCATGTTGATCGAATGGGCACCTGACGGCCAAGTGTCGTCGCGAAGCGTGCACCAGTTCGGTGCGGCGACGGTGCGGCCGCAATCGCCGCATTATGCCGACCAGTCACCGCTGTTCGTGGCGGAACGCTGGAAGACGGTGCCGTTCGATGCCAGCGCCGTCCAGATCGCCGGCGACGCACCCCCCGGCTAG
- a CDS encoding MurR/RpiR family transcriptional regulator, with the protein MRDTVAIRLRQRYDSLTVSERMIAGWLLDNLHAVPFETAASIGARVGVSAMTVGRLLKSLGYAGMAALKDDLRDDLQAEHGEAPWLLAPTVGADARLKAETAAIADVYARAETPEWAAVVALLASAGSVLVAGFQTERGLAAGFAHHLGYVRPAVRSLDAGTGLYAELDEATAADVLVLVDLRRYSRHFRLLAEAAVARGVPLVVVTDPYCPWARDLTPHILTAEVALGHFWDMNTALAALLNLLVDDVVRVIGAERVHARLATLSDNYDRYVGFQPRGR; encoded by the coding sequence ATGCGTGACACTGTCGCAATCCGTCTTCGCCAACGCTATGACAGCCTGACGGTGTCGGAACGGATGATTGCCGGTTGGCTGCTCGACAATCTGCATGCGGTGCCGTTCGAGACCGCGGCGTCGATCGGGGCGCGGGTCGGTGTCTCGGCGATGACTGTCGGCCGGTTGCTCAAGTCACTGGGCTATGCCGGCATGGCGGCGTTGAAGGACGATCTGCGCGACGATCTTCAGGCCGAACATGGCGAGGCGCCGTGGCTGCTGGCGCCGACAGTCGGCGCCGATGCGCGGCTGAAGGCCGAAACTGCCGCCATTGCCGATGTTTATGCCCGTGCCGAAACGCCGGAATGGGCGGCGGTGGTGGCGCTGCTGGCCAGCGCTGGCAGCGTGCTGGTGGCGGGGTTCCAGACCGAACGCGGGCTGGCAGCAGGCTTTGCCCATCACCTCGGCTATGTCCGGCCTGCGGTGCGCAGCCTCGACGCCGGCACGGGGCTGTACGCCGAGCTGGATGAGGCGACCGCCGCCGATGTGCTCGTCCTGGTCGATCTTCGGCGCTATTCGCGGCATTTTCGCCTGCTTGCCGAGGCTGCGGTGGCGCGCGGCGTGCCGCTGGTCGTCGTCACCGACCCCTATTGCCCCTGGGCGCGTGACCTGACGCCGCATATCCTTACCGCCGAAGTCGCGTTGGGCCACTTCTGGGACATGAATACGGCGCTGGCGGCGCTGCTCAACCTGCTTGTCGACGATGTCGTCCGTGTCATCGGTGCCGAGCGCGTGCATGCCCGGCTGGCGACGCTGTCCGACAATTACGATCGCTACGTCGGCTTTCAACCGCGCGGGCGGTGA
- a CDS encoding glycosyltransferase family 4 protein codes for MRIAVVSDAWTPQVNGVVRTLTTVIALARGRGHRVLTVTPDRFHSMPMPNYPEIRLALTTQRAIGTMIGDFAPDAIHIATEGPLGWLARRWCVARGIAFTTSFHTRFPDYIAARTGLSPALLWRPLVRFHRPAQHILVATPRLAGELADKGLHQTLPWTRGVDAALFHPDREAHPALADLPRPIALHVGRVAVEKNVEAFLAAEWHGSKVVVGDGPALDALQARFPQAHFLGSLHGEALASTYVGADIVVFPSRTDTFGLVIIEALACGTPVAGYPVPGPLDILGGDGCGTEGPAARIGGVDADLATAMRAALTADRADCARYGGRFSWDRSCDQFLSALAPVDQGAVGQAA; via the coding sequence ATGCGCATTGCCGTCGTTTCGGATGCGTGGACGCCCCAGGTCAACGGGGTCGTCCGCACCCTGACAACCGTCATCGCCCTGGCGCGCGGCCGCGGGCACCGCGTGCTGACGGTGACGCCCGATCGCTTCCATTCCATGCCGATGCCCAACTATCCGGAAATTCGCCTGGCGCTGACCACGCAGCGCGCCATCGGCACGATGATCGGCGATTTTGCGCCCGACGCCATCCACATCGCCACCGAGGGCCCGCTCGGCTGGCTGGCGCGGCGCTGGTGTGTCGCGCGCGGCATCGCCTTCACGACCAGCTTCCACACGCGGTTTCCCGATTACATCGCGGCCCGCACCGGCCTGTCGCCGGCGCTGCTGTGGCGGCCGTTGGTGCGCTTCCATCGGCCGGCGCAGCATATTCTCGTCGCCACCCCGCGGCTGGCGGGCGAGCTGGCGGACAAGGGGCTGCACCAGACCCTGCCATGGACGCGCGGTGTCGATGCGGCGCTGTTCCACCCCGACCGGGAGGCGCACCCGGCGCTGGCCGACCTGCCGCGCCCAATCGCGCTGCACGTCGGCCGCGTCGCGGTTGAAAAGAATGTCGAGGCCTTTCTGGCGGCCGAGTGGCACGGCAGCAAGGTCGTCGTCGGCGATGGCCCGGCGCTCGATGCACTCCAGGCGCGCTTTCCGCAGGCGCATTTTCTCGGCAGCCTGCATGGCGAGGCGCTGGCGTCGACCTATGTCGGTGCCGATATCGTCGTCTTCCCCAGCCGCACCGACACCTTCGGCCTCGTCATCATCGAGGCGCTCGCCTGTGGCACACCCGTGGCGGGTTATCCGGTGCCGGGGCCGCTCGATATCCTGGGCGGCGACGGGTGCGGCACCGAAGGACCCGCAGCGCGCATCGGCGGCGTCGACGCCGACCTTGCCACGGCCATGCGCGCGGCATTGACGGCCGATCGGGCCGATTGTGCCCGTTATGGCGGACGGTTCAGCTGGGACCGTTCGTGCGACCAGTTCCTTTCTGCGCTGGCGCCGGTCGATCAGGGCGCCGTCGGACAAGCCGCCTAG
- a CDS encoding LuxR C-terminal-related transcriptional regulator, translating to MRWNGRTTETPESGQTDARRCAETRTRLLVADHLPLVRAGLSALLAEQGHHVVAEAGDGMSVLTALGQWEIDVAMIAIDLPDLDMPNLIAAVRDRGWALPIVVLAPTAQHPAIAAVLDRGAAGMVLKTESADALQQCVATVAAGGRWIDRSAAAEVAERGQVDSEARQLTRRERDVARLVATGQRNRAIAGTLGISEGTVKMHLHNVYAKLGLESRTQLAMDARVRMSV from the coding sequence ATGCGCTGGAACGGACGCACCACGGAAACGCCGGAAAGCGGGCAGACCGACGCCAGGCGCTGCGCCGAAACCCGGACGCGGTTGCTCGTTGCCGATCACTTGCCGCTGGTGCGGGCCGGGCTGTCGGCGCTGCTCGCCGAACAGGGCCACCATGTCGTTGCCGAGGCCGGCGATGGCATGTCGGTGCTGACCGCCTTGGGGCAATGGGAAATCGATGTGGCGATGATCGCCATCGACTTGCCCGATCTCGACATGCCGAACCTGATCGCAGCGGTGCGCGACCGCGGATGGGCGTTGCCGATCGTGGTGCTGGCGCCAACGGCACAGCACCCCGCGATCGCCGCCGTTCTCGACCGCGGCGCTGCCGGGATGGTGTTGAAAACAGAAAGCGCCGACGCATTGCAGCAGTGCGTTGCCACCGTCGCCGCCGGCGGCCGCTGGATCGATCGCAGCGCCGCAGCGGAAGTGGCGGAGCGCGGCCAGGTCGACAGCGAGGCCCGGCAGCTGACACGGCGCGAGCGCGACGTGGCGCGGCTGGTCGCGACCGGCCAGCGCAACCGCGCCATCGCCGGCACGCTCGGCATTTCCGAAGGCACGGTGAAGATGCACCTGCACAATGTCTATGCCAAGCTGGGGCTTGAAAGCCGGACGCAGCTGGCGATGGACGCGCGGGTGCGAATGTCCGTCTGA
- a CDS encoding UDP-2,3-diacylglucosamine diphosphatase translates to MAGHPLARSLEGFDPGHPPAPRLPPRRSAADWHSDDAVTPRGKLKFRTVWISDTHLGTAGCNAELLHDFLHSIKPETLYLVGDIIDGWRLKRGWYWPARHNDIVRRVLKLANKGTRVVYIPGNHDEAARDYVGLEFGGVEILGEAIHTTVDGRRFLVLHGDEFDGVVLYARWLAFLGDVGYSVLLRMNVWFNAARRQFGLPYWSLSAYIKHRVKNAVAFISHYEEVVAHAARERGVDGVVCGHIHSAEIRDFDGILYMNDGDWVESCTALVEHHDGRIEIIDWARHTAALQRQAAPAEDAAVPVLEPV, encoded by the coding sequence ATGGCAGGCCATCCGTTGGCGCGTTCCCTGGAGGGTTTCGACCCGGGACACCCGCCGGCACCGCGCCTCCCGCCGCGTCGCAGCGCCGCCGACTGGCACAGCGACGATGCCGTAACCCCGCGCGGCAAGCTGAAGTTTCGCACCGTCTGGATCAGCGATACCCATCTCGGCACCGCCGGCTGCAATGCCGAGCTGCTCCATGACTTTCTCCATTCGATCAAGCCCGAGACGCTTTACCTCGTCGGCGACATCATCGATGGCTGGCGGCTGAAGCGCGGCTGGTACTGGCCGGCGCGGCACAACGACATCGTCCGGCGGGTCCTCAAGCTCGCCAACAAGGGCACCCGTGTCGTCTATATCCCCGGCAACCACGACGAGGCGGCGCGCGACTATGTCGGGCTGGAGTTCGGCGGCGTCGAGATCCTGGGCGAAGCAATCCACACCACCGTCGATGGCCGCCGCTTCCTCGTCCTGCACGGCGACGAGTTCGATGGTGTCGTGCTTTATGCCCGCTGGTTGGCGTTCCTCGGCGACGTCGGCTATTCGGTGCTGCTGCGCATGAACGTCTGGTTCAATGCCGCGCGGCGCCAGTTCGGCCTGCCCTATTGGTCGCTGTCCGCCTATATCAAGCACCGCGTGAAGAACGCCGTCGCCTTCATCTCGCATTACGAGGAAGTCGTCGCCCATGCAGCGCGCGAGCGCGGCGTCGATGGCGTCGTCTGCGGCCATATCCATTCCGCCGAAATCCGCGATTTCGACGGCATTCTCTACATGAACGACGGTGACTGGGTGGAAAGCTGCACCGCACTTGTCGAGCATCATGACGGCCGCATCGAGATCATCGACTGGGCCCGCCATACCGCGGCGCTGCAGCGCCAGGCCGCCCCCGCGGAGGACGCCGCCGTGCCCGTGCTGGAGCCGGTCTGA
- a CDS encoding alpha/beta hydrolase family protein: MTRLAVGLLLTMASPAIAADIPALAAAYGARPTAYGLQMSPSGNKILYYTPAGTQGLAVVVADIEAGTTKIILSSTKSTAEPYGCGWKSEDRIICRVHYITEALATQLAFSRAISLAADGSSRVMLGQRDSDKSVSLDQAGARVIDWLPDDPTHVLMRVNMAEQVSTGSNITGRQGGVSVQLVDVNSGRMTSVERAKPLVRDYASDNRGHVRYMETGDAANSGQLRDRAVYMMRAKGSDEWKRVAEGNLSGLSTWDFAGFDESGDGYFTLRDKDRRKALFRDSVEPGMAGGLVFADPKVDVDGVLRIGKYQRPVAAYYTTDSTQYKYFDATLEKRSRALSAALPGKPPVDILDENWDGTRNLLYAGGDTEPGQYYRYDVPSRKLSPLLPVRPELANLVQGVQTAVRYAAADGAEVPAFLTMPAGTAAATTGRHPVIIMPHGGPGARDALGFDWVAQYFAQLGYVVLQPNFRGSTGYGSEWYAQNGFKSWSTAMADINAGARWLAQQRIGDPQRMAIFGWSYGGYAALQASIVDSGLYKAVVAVAPVTDLALLKRDAMQYTNGSITAAYVGEGPHVSAGSPAQNAARIGAPVLIFHGDKDLNVDIAQSRVMDAALARAGKRHELVVYPGLAHSLDDSAARTDMLSRSARWIGDLMPPS, translated from the coding sequence ATGACACGACTTGCCGTGGGACTGCTGCTGACGATGGCGTCGCCAGCCATTGCCGCCGATATTCCGGCACTGGCAGCGGCCTATGGCGCGCGGCCGACGGCATATGGGTTGCAGATGTCTCCCAGCGGCAACAAGATCCTCTACTACACGCCGGCCGGCACGCAGGGGCTGGCGGTGGTCGTTGCGGACATCGAGGCCGGCACGACGAAGATCATCCTGTCGTCCACCAAGTCAACGGCGGAGCCTTATGGCTGCGGCTGGAAAAGCGAAGATCGCATCATCTGCCGGGTACATTACATTACCGAGGCACTGGCGACGCAACTGGCGTTCAGCCGCGCCATTTCGCTGGCGGCGGACGGGTCTTCGCGGGTCATGCTCGGACAGCGTGACAGCGACAAGAGCGTCAGCCTCGACCAGGCCGGGGCAAGGGTGATCGACTGGCTGCCCGATGACCCGACCCATGTTCTGATGCGCGTCAACATGGCCGAACAAGTGTCGACGGGCAGCAACATCACCGGGCGCCAAGGCGGTGTTTCGGTGCAGCTGGTGGATGTGAACAGCGGACGAATGACCTCCGTCGAGCGCGCCAAACCGCTCGTGCGGGACTATGCGTCGGATAACCGTGGCCATGTGCGCTACATGGAAACCGGCGATGCGGCCAACAGTGGACAACTGCGCGACCGCGCTGTGTACATGATGCGTGCAAAGGGCAGCGACGAATGGAAGCGTGTCGCTGAAGGCAATCTGAGCGGGCTGTCGACCTGGGATTTCGCAGGGTTCGATGAGAGCGGCGACGGTTACTTCACGCTGCGCGACAAGGATAGGCGCAAGGCGCTGTTCCGCGATTCGGTTGAGCCGGGGATGGCCGGCGGGCTGGTATTCGCCGACCCGAAGGTCGATGTTGATGGCGTCTTGCGTATCGGCAAGTATCAACGACCGGTCGCAGCCTATTACACCACGGATTCGACCCAGTATAAGTATTTCGATGCGACGCTGGAAAAGCGGAGCCGGGCGTTGTCGGCGGCGCTGCCGGGAAAGCCGCCGGTCGATATTCTCGATGAGAATTGGGATGGCACGCGCAACCTGCTCTATGCCGGCGGCGATACCGAGCCCGGCCAATATTATCGCTACGACGTGCCATCGCGCAAACTTTCGCCGCTGCTGCCGGTGCGGCCGGAACTGGCGAACCTGGTGCAGGGCGTGCAGACGGCAGTGCGCTACGCGGCCGCAGATGGCGCCGAGGTGCCTGCGTTCCTGACCATGCCGGCGGGAACGGCAGCTGCGACCACCGGCCGCCACCCGGTGATCATCATGCCGCACGGTGGCCCCGGCGCGCGGGACGCGCTTGGGTTCGACTGGGTGGCGCAATATTTCGCCCAGCTTGGCTATGTCGTGCTGCAACCCAATTTTCGCGGCTCCACCGGCTATGGCAGCGAATGGTATGCCCAGAACGGCTTCAAGAGCTGGTCGACCGCAATGGCCGATATCAACGCCGGCGCGCGCTGGCTGGCGCAGCAGCGGATCGGCGACCCGCAACGCATGGCGATTTTCGGCTGGAGTTACGGCGGCTATGCGGCGCTACAGGCCAGTATCGTCGATTCTGGGCTTTACAAGGCGGTGGTCGCCGTGGCGCCGGTGACTGACCTCGCGCTGCTGAAGCGCGACGCCATGCAATATACCAATGGCAGTATCACGGCCGCCTATGTCGGCGAAGGGCCCCATGTGAGCGCCGGGTCGCCGGCGCAGAACGCCGCCCGGATCGGCGCGCCGGTGCTGATCTTTCACGGGGACAAGGACCTCAACGTCGATATCGCGCAAAGCCGGGTCATGGATGCGGCGCTCGCCCGTGCCGGCAAGCGCCACGAGCTGGTCGTGTACCCGGGCCTCGCGCACAGCCTGGACGACAGCGCGGCACGGACCGACATGCTGTCCCGCAGCGCCCGCTGGATCGGCGACTTGATGCCGCCGTCTTGA
- a CDS encoding RluA family pseudouridine synthase: protein MPIDGVKFALLYRDTHVLLIDKPAGLAVHPGPRTPDSLEDFLPILAFGNHRLPVIAHRLDRDTSGCLVLARHPKAVRRVAALFEAGAIGKVYWAVLDTLPESDAGTVDAPLLKISSAEAGWRMVIDKRGKRAVTHWRVIDRAARLIEFRPETGRTHQLRVHAASLGHPIMGDPVYGDGKGPMRLHARSITLPYDEAHPLAVTAALPGDWPSQALFSPANAATLP from the coding sequence ATGCCGATCGACGGCGTGAAGTTCGCGCTGCTGTACCGCGACACCCATGTGCTGCTTATCGACAAGCCGGCCGGGCTGGCGGTCCACCCCGGCCCGCGCACGCCCGACAGCCTGGAAGATTTCCTGCCCATCCTCGCCTTCGGCAACCACCGGCTGCCCGTGATCGCCCACCGGCTCGACCGCGACACCTCGGGCTGCCTGGTGCTGGCGCGCCACCCCAAGGCGGTGCGACGGGTGGCGGCCCTGTTCGAAGCCGGCGCGATCGGCAAGGTTTATTGGGCCGTGCTCGACACGCTTCCCGAATCCGATGCCGGGACAGTCGATGCGCCGCTGCTGAAGATCTCGAGCGCCGAAGCCGGTTGGCGGATGGTAATCGACAAGCGCGGCAAGCGCGCCGTGACGCACTGGCGCGTCATCGATCGCGCCGCGCGGCTGATTGAATTCCGCCCTGAAACCGGGCGCACGCACCAGCTCCGCGTCCACGCGGCGTCACTGGGCCATCCGATCATGGGCGATCCGGTCTATGGCGACGGCAAGGGGCCGATGCGGCTCCATGCCCGATCGATCACCCTGCCCTATGACGAAGCGCATCCCCTGGCCGTGACCGCCGCCCTGCCGGGGGACTGGCCGTCGCAGGCGCTGTTCTCGCCGGCGAATGCAGCGACGCTGCCCTGA